A single region of the Arthrobacter sp. V1I7 genome encodes:
- a CDS encoding Sec-independent protein translocase TatB, with protein sequence MLGINGPEFLLLLIIGLLVIGPSRLPEYTQKLANIVKEVRRMASGAREQIKEEVGIDIDDVDWKKYDPRQYDPRRIIREALLEDDTKPVSAGAPAAASAVAGAAVSAAEHRPVRVVERLPEGEPAPFDAEAT encoded by the coding sequence GTGCTTGGAATCAACGGACCGGAGTTTCTACTTCTGCTGATCATCGGACTTCTCGTGATCGGTCCCAGCAGGCTGCCCGAATACACCCAGAAACTTGCCAACATCGTCAAGGAAGTCCGGCGGATGGCCTCCGGCGCGCGGGAGCAGATCAAGGAAGAAGTCGGCATCGACATCGACGATGTCGACTGGAAGAAGTACGATCCGCGGCAGTACGATCCGCGCCGGATCATTCGGGAAGCCCTGCTCGAGGACGATACGAAGCCGGTGAGCGCCGGGGCGCCGGCCGCGGCTTCAGCGGTCGCCGGCGCCGCGGTGTCCGCCGCGGAGCACCGTCCGGTGCGCGTGGTCGAGCGATTGCCCGAAGGGGAGCCTGCCCCCTTCGACGCAGAGGCCACCTAG
- a CDS encoding Mrp/NBP35 family ATP-binding protein, with product MSTTPGSTPLDSSRGFPLERAVHAALATVIDPELRRPITELGMVDSVEVSDGGRVRVAVLLTIAGCPLRGTITADCEAALAAVPGVSGVEVELKVMTQEQRDALKEQLRGPGGQRGIPFNQPGSLTRVYAVASGKGGVGKSSVTVNLACALAARGLRVGIVDADVYGFSVPALMGITQSPTRVDDMILPPVAYGVKVISIGMFVSGNQPVAWRGPMLHRALEQFLTDVYFGDLDALFLDLPPGTGDIAISVAQLLPSAQILVVTTPQAAAADVAERAGAIATQTGQSVAGVVENMSFLEMPDGGRMELFGSGGGAVLAERLSATVGTNVPLLGQIPLDILLREGGDAGVPLVLGRPETPAAVALLDIAGRLAAVPRGLKGMSLGLQPR from the coding sequence ATGAGCACCACGCCTGGCAGCACCCCCCTCGACTCTTCCCGGGGCTTCCCCCTGGAAAGGGCCGTGCACGCGGCCCTCGCCACCGTGATCGACCCGGAGCTGCGCCGCCCCATCACCGAACTGGGCATGGTGGACTCCGTGGAGGTTTCCGACGGCGGCCGGGTACGGGTTGCCGTGCTCCTGACCATTGCAGGGTGCCCGTTGCGCGGCACCATCACCGCCGACTGCGAAGCGGCGCTGGCCGCGGTGCCGGGGGTCTCCGGCGTCGAGGTCGAGCTGAAGGTGATGACGCAGGAGCAGCGCGACGCGCTGAAGGAGCAGTTGCGCGGGCCGGGCGGCCAGCGCGGGATCCCCTTCAACCAGCCCGGCTCCCTCACCAGGGTCTACGCCGTGGCGAGCGGCAAGGGCGGGGTCGGGAAATCGTCCGTGACGGTCAATCTGGCCTGCGCCCTGGCGGCCCGGGGACTGCGCGTCGGAATCGTCGACGCGGATGTGTACGGCTTCTCCGTTCCGGCGCTGATGGGCATCACCCAGTCCCCCACCCGGGTGGATGACATGATCCTGCCGCCGGTTGCCTATGGGGTCAAAGTCATCTCCATCGGCATGTTCGTCAGCGGAAACCAACCGGTCGCGTGGCGGGGGCCGATGTTGCATCGCGCCCTCGAGCAGTTCCTCACGGACGTCTACTTCGGTGACCTCGACGCGCTGTTCCTGGACCTGCCGCCAGGCACGGGCGACATCGCGATTTCGGTGGCCCAGCTGCTGCCCAGCGCCCAGATCCTCGTCGTGACCACCCCGCAGGCCGCTGCCGCGGACGTGGCGGAACGGGCCGGCGCCATCGCCACCCAGACCGGCCAGTCCGTGGCCGGCGTGGTGGAGAACATGTCCTTCCTGGAGATGCCCGACGGCGGCCGGATGGAGCTGTTCGGCAGCGGCGGAGGAGCGGTGCTCGCCGAACGGCTGTCCGCCACCGTGGGAACGAATGTACCGCTGCTGGGGCAGATTCCCCTGGACATCCTGCTGCGCGAGGGCGGCGACGCGGGGGTTCCGCTGGTGCTCGGGCGTCCGGAGACCCCTGCGGCCGTGGCCCTGCTGGATATCGCAGGCAGGCTCGCCGCGGTTCCCCGCGGGCTCAAGGGGATGTCCCTCGGGCTGCAGCCGCGCTAG
- a CDS encoding DUF1003 domain-containing protein encodes MTGAPTTTTPRSGNWEAALAEIGAPRGPGNRPGSKATGKGSLDTPLSGRQRILPKFSPNPDAFGQTTEGFARFMGTPQFLVYMTVFVLLWLVWNTWAPLAWQFDSRDLGFTLLTLMLSLQASYAAPLLLLAQNRQDDRDRVSLEQDRQRAERNLSDTEYLTRELASLRIALREVATRDYVRAELRSLLEDMLEAQEELRSHDPSAGAHETPRDKVKEKLKERRDKQRSPRTQQIPRLPATRKRTIAPDGPADARTDARTDTNPDNPAPPAPRTFPES; translated from the coding sequence ATGACTGGCGCGCCCACGACGACGACGCCCCGATCCGGAAACTGGGAGGCCGCATTGGCTGAAATCGGCGCACCGCGGGGCCCCGGCAACCGCCCGGGCAGCAAGGCCACCGGCAAAGGCAGTCTCGACACGCCCCTGAGCGGGCGGCAGCGGATCCTGCCCAAGTTCTCGCCGAACCCGGATGCCTTCGGCCAAACCACCGAAGGCTTTGCCCGCTTTATGGGCACGCCCCAGTTCCTGGTGTACATGACGGTGTTCGTCCTCCTCTGGCTGGTCTGGAACACCTGGGCTCCCCTGGCCTGGCAGTTCGACTCCCGGGACCTCGGCTTCACGCTGCTGACCCTGATGCTCTCGCTGCAGGCCTCGTACGCCGCCCCGCTGCTGCTGCTGGCGCAGAACCGCCAGGATGACCGGGACCGCGTCTCGCTCGAGCAGGACCGGCAGCGCGCGGAACGCAACCTCTCCGACACCGAGTACCTGACCCGGGAACTCGCCTCGCTCCGGATCGCGCTGCGCGAAGTTGCCACCCGCGACTATGTCCGGGCGGAGCTGCGCAGCCTGCTGGAGGACATGCTGGAGGCGCAGGAGGAACTGCGCAGCCACGACCCGTCGGCCGGGGCGCATGAAACCCCGCGCGACAAAGTCAAGGAAAAGCTGAAGGAACGGCGCGACAAGCAGCGCAGCCCCCGGACGCAGCAGATCCCCCGGCTCCCGGCCACCCGCAAGCGCACCATCGCGCCGGACGGCCCGGCCGACGCCCGGACCGACGCCCGGACGGACACCAACCCGGACAATCCCGCGCCGCCCGCACCCCGCACCTTCCCCGAGAGCTGA
- a CDS encoding magnesium transporter MgtE N-terminal domain-containing protein: MSTNLTRVFVARLLGLDVFDPLGDRLGRLRDVVVLSRGNRGSPHVVGIVVEVPGKKRVFVPMTRITSIDQTQIICTGLVNLRRFEQRGAETLVVAEMFDRRVTLADGSGDATIEDIAMDRHRSGDWFVSKLFVRRGHSLSPLSRLRRNETMIIDWADARQGARTEPQAATQFVATHEDLKPADFAEALQEMSDKRRFEVASELQDERLADVLQEMREGDQVEILSALDVNRAADVLEEMDPDDAADLLAELPSAQAEELLQLMEPEGAEDVRRLLEYDEDTAGGLMTPVPVILPPEATVAEALAHVRREELSPALASSIFIARPPLETPTGRFLGVVHIQQLLRFPPPEPLGNLVDKTLEPVSDQAHISEVARTLATYNLNSLPVVNSDGRLVGAVTVDDVLDHLLPDDWRAHDDDAPIRKLGGRIG; encoded by the coding sequence GTGAGCACAAATCTGACGCGGGTGTTTGTTGCGCGCCTCCTCGGACTGGACGTCTTTGACCCGCTGGGCGACCGTCTGGGCCGGCTGCGTGACGTCGTCGTGCTGTCCCGCGGCAACCGGGGTTCCCCCCATGTGGTCGGCATCGTCGTCGAGGTCCCCGGCAAGAAACGCGTCTTTGTGCCGATGACCCGGATCACCTCGATCGACCAGACCCAGATCATCTGCACCGGACTCGTGAACCTCCGACGCTTTGAACAGCGCGGCGCGGAGACCCTCGTGGTGGCCGAAATGTTCGACCGCCGCGTGACCCTCGCCGACGGCAGCGGGGACGCCACGATCGAGGACATCGCGATGGACCGGCACCGCTCCGGCGACTGGTTTGTCAGCAAGCTCTTTGTCCGCCGCGGCCACTCCCTCTCTCCGCTGAGCAGGCTGCGGCGCAACGAGACCATGATCATTGACTGGGCGGACGCACGGCAGGGAGCCCGGACCGAGCCGCAGGCGGCCACCCAGTTCGTCGCCACGCATGAGGACCTGAAGCCTGCCGACTTCGCCGAGGCCCTCCAGGAGATGAGCGACAAACGCCGCTTCGAGGTCGCCAGCGAACTGCAGGACGAACGCCTGGCCGACGTCCTGCAGGAGATGCGCGAAGGGGACCAGGTGGAGATCCTCTCCGCCCTCGACGTCAATCGCGCCGCCGACGTGCTGGAGGAAATGGACCCGGACGACGCCGCCGACCTCCTCGCCGAGCTCCCGAGCGCCCAGGCGGAAGAGCTGCTCCAGCTGATGGAACCCGAAGGCGCGGAGGACGTCCGGCGCCTGCTCGAATATGACGAGGACACCGCGGGCGGCCTGATGACCCCTGTCCCGGTCATCCTGCCGCCGGAGGCAACCGTGGCGGAGGCCCTCGCCCATGTCCGGCGCGAGGAACTCTCCCCCGCCCTGGCGTCCTCGATCTTCATCGCCCGGCCTCCACTAGAGACGCCGACCGGGCGTTTCCTCGGCGTCGTGCACATCCAGCAGCTGCTGCGCTTCCCGCCGCCCGAACCGCTGGGCAACCTCGTGGACAAGACCCTGGAACCGGTCTCGGACCAGGCCCACATCAGTGAGGTGGCCCGCACACTGGCCACCTACAACCTCAACTCGCTCCCCGTAGTCAACAGCGACGGGCGGCTTGTCGGGGCAGTCACCGTTGATGACGTGCTGGATCACCTGTTGCCCGATGACTGGCGCGCCCACGACGACGACGCCCCGATCCGGAAACTGGGAGGCCGCATTGGCTGA
- a CDS encoding general stress protein — MSNIFGAPRTGAPGGPDEARTVPKGDPVGSYTSYLDAQKAVDYLADQQFPVQMVSIVGNDLKMVERVTGRLSYPRVALSGALSGMWFGLFVGVMLSFFSPTGGYFSIITSVLMGAAFFMLFGIVTYAMQRGKRDFTSTSQVVATSYDVVVSFEAANEARRLLHQLPMTQREASAPAGYAQQDYQQQPYVQPGQQGPQQNEQAQPGQAPQRPAGWNDPYGQRGADAGTGADAGTGAAAAHPAEPSRQPEAGQPGSGQPAEAAPQGEPGPARPAAVRYPDLPDGRPQYGVRVTPKHDHPGQDGTRP; from the coding sequence ATGTCAAACATTTTTGGTGCTCCCAGGACCGGCGCCCCCGGCGGTCCGGACGAGGCCCGCACTGTGCCCAAGGGCGACCCTGTCGGTTCCTACACTTCCTACCTGGATGCCCAGAAGGCGGTGGACTACCTGGCGGACCAGCAGTTCCCGGTGCAGATGGTCTCGATCGTGGGCAACGACCTCAAGATGGTGGAGCGGGTCACCGGCCGGCTCAGCTACCCCCGCGTGGCACTCTCCGGGGCACTGAGCGGTATGTGGTTCGGCCTCTTTGTCGGCGTCATGCTGTCCTTCTTCTCGCCGACCGGCGGTTACTTCTCGATCATCACATCGGTGCTGATGGGCGCCGCGTTCTTCATGCTCTTCGGCATCGTCACCTACGCGATGCAGCGCGGAAAGCGGGACTTCACCTCAACGAGCCAGGTCGTGGCGACCAGCTACGACGTCGTCGTGTCCTTCGAGGCCGCCAACGAGGCCCGCCGGCTGCTCCACCAGCTGCCGATGACCCAGCGTGAGGCCTCTGCGCCGGCCGGCTACGCGCAGCAGGACTACCAGCAGCAGCCGTACGTCCAGCCCGGCCAGCAGGGCCCGCAGCAGAACGAACAGGCCCAGCCGGGCCAGGCGCCGCAGCGCCCCGCGGGCTGGAACGATCCGTACGGCCAGCGCGGCGCGGACGCCGGCACCGGCGCGGACGCCGGCACCGGCGCGGCCGCAGCGCACCCGGCCGAACCCTCACGCCAGCCCGAGGCCGGCCAGCCCGGCTCGGGCCAGCCTGCCGAGGCGGCTCCCCAGGGCGAGCCGGGTCCGGCCCGTCCGGCGGCGGTCCGCTACCCGGACCTGCCCGATGGCCGGCCGCAGTACGGCGTGCGGGTCACCCCCAAGCACGATCATCCTGGCCAGGACGGTACCCGGCCGTAG
- a CDS encoding aminopeptidase P family protein, whose protein sequence is MNDADNTPVSASQPLEERVNNRSQRPSSDAFKAFMASNWAPSRQQLPERDAVAGHAAGRRRAISELFKGERLVIPAGPLKVRSNDCDYRFRPHSAFAHLTGLGLDHEPDAVLILEPAAEGKGDDGGHHHATLYFRPLAGRDTEQFYADSRSGEFWIGARPTLAEFKARLGLATADLSELELAITKSVGAPEIGGISVRLVRKVDENIDALVDTARYNTAKDPENLDLGVFDALDELLTEALSELRLLKDEWEVEQLKLAVAATVEGFTDVVKALPRALTHQRGERVVEGAFFARAREEGNELGYDTIAAAGNNATVLHWTRNNGKVTAGELLLLDAGVEAESLYTADITRTLPANGAFSAIQRKVYEAVLDAADAGFAAAQPGTKFRDIHTAATTVLAERLAEWGLLPVSVEEAISPAGQQHRRWMPHGTSHHLGLDVHDCAQAKRELYLDGILTPGMVFTIEPGLYFKNEDLAIPAEYRGIGIRIEDDILMTATGPVNLSAALPRKADDVESWMAGIYQEADGRQP, encoded by the coding sequence GTGAACGATGCCGATAACACCCCAGTCTCCGCTTCCCAGCCTCTCGAAGAGCGCGTCAACAACCGCTCGCAGCGGCCCAGTTCCGACGCTTTCAAGGCTTTCATGGCCAGCAACTGGGCGCCGTCCCGGCAGCAGCTCCCGGAGCGGGACGCCGTCGCCGGCCACGCGGCGGGCCGCCGCCGCGCCATCTCAGAGCTGTTCAAGGGTGAGCGCCTGGTCATCCCTGCCGGTCCGCTGAAGGTCCGCTCGAACGACTGCGACTACCGCTTCCGCCCGCACTCGGCCTTCGCGCACCTCACCGGGCTGGGCCTGGACCATGAGCCGGACGCGGTCCTCATCCTGGAGCCCGCGGCAGAAGGCAAGGGCGACGACGGCGGCCACCACCACGCAACGCTCTACTTCCGCCCGCTGGCCGGCCGCGACACGGAGCAGTTCTACGCCGACTCCCGCTCCGGCGAGTTCTGGATCGGTGCCCGCCCGACGCTCGCCGAATTCAAGGCCCGTCTCGGCCTGGCGACCGCCGACCTCAGCGAACTGGAACTCGCCATCACCAAGAGCGTCGGCGCTCCGGAAATCGGTGGCATCTCGGTCCGGCTGGTGCGCAAGGTGGACGAGAACATCGACGCCCTCGTGGACACCGCCCGGTACAACACGGCCAAGGATCCGGAGAACCTGGACCTCGGCGTCTTCGATGCCCTGGACGAGTTGCTCACCGAGGCGCTCTCCGAGCTTCGCCTGCTCAAGGACGAGTGGGAAGTCGAGCAGCTCAAGCTCGCCGTCGCCGCCACCGTGGAGGGCTTCACCGACGTGGTCAAGGCCCTGCCGCGGGCGCTGACCCACCAGCGCGGCGAACGCGTCGTGGAAGGCGCGTTCTTCGCCCGGGCCCGCGAGGAAGGCAACGAGCTCGGCTACGACACGATCGCCGCCGCCGGCAACAACGCCACGGTGCTGCACTGGACCCGGAACAACGGCAAGGTCACGGCCGGCGAGCTGCTGCTGCTGGACGCCGGCGTCGAGGCTGAATCGCTCTACACCGCGGACATCACCCGCACCCTGCCGGCCAACGGCGCCTTCTCCGCGATCCAGCGGAAGGTCTATGAGGCCGTGCTCGACGCCGCCGACGCAGGCTTCGCCGCCGCGCAGCCCGGCACGAAGTTCCGCGACATCCACACCGCGGCCACCACCGTACTGGCGGAACGGCTCGCCGAATGGGGCCTACTGCCGGTGTCCGTCGAGGAAGCCATCAGCCCCGCCGGCCAGCAGCACCGCCGCTGGATGCCCCACGGCACCAGCCACCATCTGGGGCTGGACGTGCACGACTGCGCCCAGGCGAAGCGTGAACTGTACCTGGACGGTATCCTCACGCCCGGCATGGTGTTCACAATTGAACCCGGACTGTACTTCAAGAACGAGGATCTGGCCATTCCCGCGGAATACCGCGGCATCGGCATCCGCATCGAGGACGACATCCTGATGACCGCCACCGGACCCGTCAACCTCAGCGCCGCGCTGCCGCGCAAGGCGGACGACGTCGAGTCCTGGATGGCGGGGATCTACCAGGAAGCCGACGGCCGGCAGCCGTAG
- a CDS encoding site-specific DNA-methyltransferase — protein sequence MTDTVWAPDGSNLVVHADNAEYLPTLPDGAFTLIYVDPPFNTGRVQRRQETRMVLNAGGEGDRVGFKGRSYDTIKGALHSYDDAFSDYWTFLEPRLVEAWRLLADDGTLYLHLDYREVHYAKVMLDAIFGRECFLNEIIWAYDYGARAKYRWPTKHDNILVYVKNPARYHFDSAEVDREPYMAPGLVTPAKRELGKLPTDVWWHTIVSPTGKEKTGYPTQKPEGLIRRVVAASSRPGDWCLDFFAGSGTLGAVAAKLERRFVCVDQNLPAIDVMANRLAAHAEFTAFPAS from the coding sequence ATGACTGACACCGTCTGGGCGCCGGACGGCAGCAACCTGGTGGTACACGCGGACAACGCGGAGTACCTGCCCACGCTGCCGGACGGCGCCTTCACACTCATTTACGTGGACCCGCCCTTCAACACCGGCCGGGTGCAGCGGCGCCAGGAGACCAGGATGGTGCTCAACGCCGGCGGCGAGGGCGACAGGGTGGGCTTCAAGGGCCGGTCCTACGACACGATCAAGGGTGCGCTGCACAGCTACGACGACGCGTTCAGCGACTACTGGACCTTCCTGGAGCCACGGCTGGTCGAGGCCTGGCGGCTGCTCGCGGACGACGGGACCCTGTACCTGCACCTCGACTACCGGGAAGTCCATTACGCCAAGGTCATGCTCGATGCGATCTTCGGCCGCGAGTGCTTCCTGAACGAGATCATCTGGGCCTACGACTACGGTGCCCGGGCCAAGTACCGCTGGCCCACCAAGCACGACAACATCCTCGTGTACGTGAAGAACCCGGCCCGGTACCACTTCGACAGCGCCGAGGTGGACCGGGAACCCTACATGGCTCCGGGCCTCGTGACCCCGGCGAAACGGGAACTCGGCAAGCTGCCCACCGATGTCTGGTGGCACACCATTGTGTCCCCGACCGGCAAGGAGAAGACCGGTTATCCGACGCAGAAGCCCGAGGGCCTGATCCGGCGTGTGGTCGCCGCATCAAGCAGGCCCGGCGACTGGTGCCTCGACTTCTTCGCCGGCTCCGGAACGCTGGGAGCCGTCGCAGCGAAGCTGGAGCGCAGGTTCGTCTGCGTGGACCAGAACCTACCGGCCATTGATGTCATGGCCAATCGCCTCGCGGCCCACGCAGAATTCACCGCCTTCCCGGCCAGCTAG
- a CDS encoding DEAD/DEAH box helicase: MSELHTHQLLIDESGTETLEPEETIISDEMPHEIAEKTFADYNVRADIVASLADAGITHPFPIQAMTLPVALSGHDIIGQAKTGTGKTLGFGIPALQRVIGPDDEGFDKLPAPGAPQALVIVPTRELAVQVANDLQNAARRRNARITTIYGGRAYEPQVEALQKGVEVVVGTPGRLIDLYKQKHLVLKNVKMVILDEADEMLDLGFLPDVETLIAGTPAVRQTLLFSATMPGPVVAMARRYMTKPTHIRAADPDDEGLTKRDIRQLIYRAHSMDKIEVVARILQARGRGRTIIFTKTKRTAAKVAEELVDRGFAAAAIHGDLGQGAREQALRAFRNNKVDVLVATDVAARGIDVDDVTHVINYQCVEDEKIYLHRVGRTGRAGNKGTAVTFVDWDDMPRWGLINKALGLSVPEPVETYSSSPHLFEELDIPEGTKGRLPRNKRVLAGVDAEVLEDLGETGKKNARPSGRDAGRDSSRDGARAGQSGGRDGSRGSSKDSGRDSRRSGGESGGRSGERRRRPAEAETSNRPAAEAPAKAASVPTEVDRATRARRRTRRRNGEVVAGEGQQASARPSNAEA; encoded by the coding sequence GTGAGTGAATTGCACACGCACCAGCTTCTGATCGACGAATCCGGAACGGAAACGCTCGAGCCTGAAGAAACCATCATCTCGGACGAAATGCCGCACGAGATCGCCGAGAAGACCTTCGCCGATTACAACGTCCGCGCCGACATCGTAGCGTCCCTCGCCGACGCCGGCATCACCCACCCCTTCCCGATCCAGGCGATGACGCTGCCCGTGGCCCTGAGCGGCCACGACATCATCGGCCAGGCCAAGACCGGCACCGGCAAGACCCTCGGCTTCGGCATTCCGGCCCTGCAGCGCGTGATCGGACCCGACGACGAAGGGTTCGACAAGCTGCCCGCCCCCGGTGCACCGCAGGCCCTTGTGATCGTGCCGACACGTGAACTGGCTGTCCAGGTCGCCAACGACCTGCAGAACGCCGCCCGCAGGCGCAATGCCCGGATCACCACGATCTACGGCGGCCGCGCCTACGAGCCGCAGGTCGAGGCGCTCCAGAAGGGGGTCGAGGTCGTCGTCGGCACCCCCGGCCGCCTGATCGACCTCTACAAGCAGAAGCACCTCGTGCTCAAGAACGTCAAGATGGTCATCCTTGATGAGGCCGACGAAATGCTGGACCTCGGCTTCCTGCCCGACGTCGAGACGCTCATCGCCGGCACCCCTGCGGTCCGCCAGACGTTGCTGTTCTCGGCCACCATGCCCGGCCCGGTCGTCGCCATGGCCCGCCGCTACATGACGAAGCCGACGCACATCCGCGCCGCCGACCCGGACGACGAAGGCCTGACCAAGCGCGACATCCGCCAGCTGATCTACCGTGCCCACAGCATGGACAAGATCGAGGTCGTCGCCCGCATCCTGCAGGCCCGGGGCCGCGGCCGCACCATTATCTTCACCAAGACCAAGCGCACCGCGGCGAAAGTTGCCGAGGAGCTGGTGGACCGTGGCTTCGCAGCCGCCGCCATCCACGGTGACCTTGGCCAGGGCGCCCGCGAGCAGGCGCTGCGCGCCTTCCGCAACAACAAGGTGGATGTCCTCGTGGCCACCGACGTCGCCGCCCGCGGCATCGACGTCGACGACGTCACGCACGTGATCAACTACCAGTGCGTCGAGGACGAAAAGATCTACCTGCACCGCGTCGGCCGCACCGGCCGGGCCGGGAACAAGGGCACGGCCGTGACCTTTGTCGACTGGGATGACATGCCGCGCTGGGGACTGATCAACAAGGCCCTCGGCCTCAGCGTCCCGGAGCCGGTGGAGACGTATTCCTCCTCCCCGCACCTCTTTGAGGAACTGGATATCCCCGAAGGCACCAAGGGCCGGCTGCCGCGGAACAAGCGTGTGCTGGCCGGCGTCGACGCCGAGGTCCTTGAGGACCTGGGCGAGACCGGCAAGAAGAACGCCCGCCCCAGCGGCCGCGACGCCGGCCGGGACAGCAGCCGCGACGGTGCCCGCGCGGGCCAAAGCGGCGGCCGTGACGGCAGCCGCGGCAGTAGCAAGGACAGCGGCCGCGACAGCCGGCGCAGCGGCGGAGAATCCGGCGGACGGTCGGGCGAGCGCCGTCGTCGTCCCGCCGAGGCCGAAACCAGCAACCGGCCGGCGGCTGAGGCACCGGCCAAGGCGGCCAGCGTCCCGACCGAGGTCGACCGCGCCACCCGCGCCCGCCGCCGCACGCGCCGCCGCAACGGCGAGGTAGTCGCCGGCGAAGGCCAGCAGGCCAGCGCCCGTCCCAGCAACGCCGAGGCCTAA
- a CDS encoding RNB domain-containing ribonuclease has protein sequence MSHHRLTPSIHRQENQLALALTALRTTLELPGPFPEDVLREAKEAVAGHELPELDFTHIDFVTIDPESSTDLDQALHIARAGTGYKVHYAIADVPSFVSPGGVLDAETRRRGQTFYTPDGRIPLHPEVISEEAGSLLAGQLCAAFVWEFELDADAEVSSVLVRRARVRSRAKLSYQGVQAELDAGSAAPVLQLLKEVGIKRVELERLRGGASLNMPEQEIEQLPDGGYRIVAAPPLPVEDWNAQISLMTGMAAAGIMLEGKVGILRTMPAPDENSLAHFHRQTRALGKPWDGEMSYGEYLRTLDPTDPQQLAIVHSAGMLFRGAGYTPFDGSVPEAAAQSAIGAAYAHATAPLRRLIDRFVLVICEALSNGTDVPDWARAALPSLPSIMGTSDQLAARLERLSLDIVEAALLSNHIGEEFDAVVISGSKPAKNGNGKNGNGKNGNGNGPSGMVQIAEPAVTARCPGELESGTQVRVRVLSADIASGEIRLELVG, from the coding sequence GTGTCCCATCATCGCCTGACCCCCAGCATCCACCGGCAGGAGAACCAGCTTGCCCTGGCGCTGACCGCGCTGCGCACCACGCTGGAACTGCCCGGACCGTTCCCGGAAGACGTCCTGCGGGAAGCCAAGGAGGCCGTGGCCGGGCATGAGCTGCCGGAGCTCGACTTCACCCACATCGACTTCGTGACCATCGATCCGGAGTCCTCCACGGACCTGGACCAGGCCCTCCACATTGCCCGCGCCGGCACGGGCTACAAAGTGCACTACGCCATCGCGGACGTTCCCTCCTTCGTCTCCCCCGGCGGGGTGCTCGACGCTGAGACCCGCCGCCGCGGCCAGACCTTCTACACCCCGGACGGCCGGATCCCGCTGCATCCGGAGGTCATCAGCGAGGAAGCCGGCAGCCTGCTCGCCGGGCAGCTGTGCGCCGCTTTCGTCTGGGAATTCGAGCTCGATGCCGACGCCGAGGTCTCCTCGGTGCTGGTGCGCCGGGCCCGCGTCCGCAGCCGGGCCAAACTCAGCTACCAGGGTGTCCAGGCGGAGCTCGACGCCGGCTCCGCGGCGCCCGTGCTGCAGTTGCTCAAGGAAGTCGGGATCAAGCGGGTGGAGCTGGAGCGGCTCCGCGGCGGCGCCAGCCTGAATATGCCGGAACAGGAGATCGAACAGCTGCCCGACGGCGGCTACCGGATCGTCGCGGCCCCGCCGCTGCCGGTGGAGGACTGGAACGCCCAGATTTCGCTCATGACCGGGATGGCGGCCGCAGGGATCATGCTCGAAGGCAAGGTCGGCATCCTCCGCACCATGCCCGCCCCGGACGAGAACTCGCTGGCCCACTTCCACCGTCAGACCCGCGCCCTGGGCAAGCCCTGGGACGGGGAGATGAGCTACGGCGAATACCTGCGCACCCTGGACCCGACAGACCCGCAGCAGCTGGCGATCGTGCACTCGGCCGGCATGCTGTTCCGCGGCGCCGGCTACACACCCTTCGACGGGAGCGTTCCGGAGGCCGCTGCCCAGTCCGCCATCGGCGCGGCGTATGCCCACGCCACCGCGCCGCTGCGCCGGCTGATTGACCGCTTCGTGCTCGTCATCTGCGAGGCGCTCAGCAATGGCACGGACGTTCCGGACTGGGCGCGCGCGGCCCTGCCCTCGCTGCCCTCGATCATGGGGACCTCGGACCAGCTCGCGGCCAGGCTGGAGCGGCTCTCCCTGGATATCGTGGAGGCGGCGCTGCTGAGCAACCACATCGGTGAGGAATTCGACGCCGTCGTTATCTCCGGTTCCAAACCCGCCAAGAACGGGAACGGGAAGAACGGCAACGGGAAGAACGGGAACGGCAACGGGCCGTCCGGCATGGTCCAGATCGCGGAACCGGCCGTGACCGCCAGGTGCCCCGGCGAGCTGGAGTCGGGCACACAGGTCAGGGTCCGGGTGCTGTCGGCGGACATCGCCAGCGGGGAGATCCGGCTGGAACTCGTGGGCTGA